The DNA window ATCTGCCACCCACCACAGCCTAAACGGCTCATCCAGCGGCTCGTGTACAAGCCCAGCAGCAGCCCCTTAAACTGCGTCACCACTTACAGACATGACTACAGCTGTCTGCAGGTAGAAGTGGTCAAGCCAGTCAGATCCAAAGCCACTTGGGAGAGTAACCCCACGCTCTGCCAGGGGTGTACCAAACTGTGGGACAAGTGTAAGACCTGGCCACTAAGGCTGACTTGTGGGCACAGAACCGGTGACTCCTCTCCCAAGGATGAAGTGGAGTTCATCTCCACCACTCATGCTGACTTTGTGGTGCAGCAGGGCCATCCACTGCCATCTACACACACCCCTAAGAAGGCCTGGACCACGGACAAGGTGTCCTTAGAGGCCCCCTCCGCCAAGGGGGAAAAGCGCCGGTTCTGGGAGACCAAGAAAGTTCTCCCAATAACACAGCTGAAGGAGCCAGACAAACTTGTGGAGGTCTTGACGAACACCATCACCTGTCCATCCCAGGACATGCCAAAGACCCTGGTACTCCCACTTAGCTTTCAGTCCCGGAACTGCTCCATGCCCGGCAACATGGCCTCTACTGCCAGTGACATTACCAAGGAGACCCAGCCCTGCTCTGAAAGAGGGTACAGGCTTGCCCGGGGTGAAGGAAACAAACTCCAGCACACACCGTCAGCAAGGG is part of the Anguilla anguilla isolate fAngAng1 chromosome 7, fAngAng1.pri, whole genome shotgun sequence genome and encodes:
- the LOC118231822 gene encoding uncharacterized protein LOC118231822 isoform X4, encoding MQVCESEFQLKDAGLQNAHIIAVYVRSICGRIFFDESAELSADSGRMVTEYQARFLGHSSTAAQKLGKAPENCRRPEVKMTGMTAFRSDIMPHDVTRRVPKIAEAHHVPPEGAVKHTKEFQSRATPFQRPVRTNSDLKLSHKSHMTVPYQEHCCSKAAPAAGKSWKVTPAGEKALPFESTTSYKLHYICHPPQPKRLIQRLVYKPSSSPLNCVTTYRHDYSCLQVEVVKPVRSKATWESNPTLCQGCTKLWDKCKTWPLRLTCGHRTGDSSPKDEVEFISTTHADFVVQQGHPLPSTHTPKKAWTTDKVSLEAPSAKGEKRRFWETKKVLPITQLKEPDKLVEVLTNTITCPSQDMPKTLVLPLSFQSRNCSMPGNMASTASDITKETQPCSERGYRLARGEGNKLQHTPSARESSAVRTAETNSRKPKCSHGPKTVHSAALTRRKRAN